From Citricoccus sp. SGAir0253, a single genomic window includes:
- the lhgO gene encoding L-2-hydroxyglutarate oxidase, with protein MTRQAPAAAARNRPGGTEHIGIIGGGILGIALARHLVRRQRGQVTVLEKERRLAAHQTGHNSGVVHAGLYYPEGSLKARLCVEGREATRDYCRARGLPYREVGKLVVAVTDAERGALAEIERRSRLNGVPGLERIEDPARLREIEPHVAGVAALHSPHTAVVDYAAITEAMAQDVRAGGGSVLMGHEVTDIRLEGGRARVVTPVSEHVVDRLVVCAGLQSDVVARMVGADPSPRILPFRGEYWSLAPERADLVRGMVYPVPDPRFPFLGVHFTRGVYDDVHVGPNAVPALAREGYRWRDVSVRDTLGSLRWPGALPLARQHWRMGVHEIVGSVAKRAYVAQARRFIPELRPADLAARATAGVRAQAWARDGALVDDFAVDRLGPVTVLRNAPSPAATSAMAIARYVAEEFVFGIGEESARLS; from the coding sequence ATGACACGGCAGGCACCGGCCGCGGCCGCCCGGAACCGGCCCGGCGGGACCGAGCACATCGGCATCATCGGCGGGGGCATCCTGGGGATCGCCCTGGCCCGCCACCTCGTGCGGCGGCAGCGGGGGCAGGTGACCGTCCTGGAGAAGGAGCGCCGGCTCGCCGCGCACCAGACGGGGCACAACTCCGGGGTGGTGCACGCCGGGCTGTACTACCCGGAGGGCTCCCTCAAGGCCCGGCTGTGCGTCGAGGGCCGGGAGGCCACCCGCGACTACTGCCGGGCCAGGGGACTGCCCTACCGGGAGGTGGGCAAGCTCGTGGTGGCCGTGACGGACGCCGAGCGCGGGGCGCTGGCCGAGATCGAGCGGCGCTCGCGGCTGAACGGGGTGCCGGGGCTGGAGCGCATCGAGGACCCGGCCCGGCTGCGGGAGATCGAGCCGCACGTGGCCGGCGTCGCCGCCCTGCACTCACCCCACACGGCGGTGGTGGACTACGCGGCCATCACGGAGGCCATGGCGCAGGACGTGCGCGCCGGCGGGGGCAGCGTGCTGATGGGCCACGAGGTGACGGACATCCGCCTCGAGGGCGGGCGCGCCCGGGTCGTCACCCCGGTCTCCGAGCACGTGGTCGACCGCCTCGTGGTGTGCGCCGGGCTGCAGTCCGACGTGGTGGCGCGCATGGTGGGGGCCGACCCCTCGCCCCGGATCCTGCCCTTCCGCGGGGAGTACTGGTCCCTCGCCCCGGAGCGGGCCGACCTGGTGCGCGGGATGGTCTACCCCGTGCCGGACCCCCGGTTCCCCTTCCTGGGGGTGCACTTCACCCGCGGGGTGTACGACGACGTCCACGTGGGTCCCAACGCGGTGCCCGCCCTCGCGCGGGAGGGCTACCGCTGGCGGGACGTCTCCGTGCGGGACACGCTCGGGTCCCTGCGCTGGCCCGGCGCGCTGCCGCTGGCCCGGCAGCACTGGCGCATGGGCGTGCACGAGATCGTCGGCTCGGTGGCCAAGCGGGCCTACGTCGCCCAGGCCCGGCGGTTCATCCCGGAACTGCGGCCGGCGGACCTGGCCGCCCGGGCCACCGCGGGGGTGCGGGCGCAGGCGTGGGCGCGGGACGGGGCCCTCGTGGACGACTTCGCGGTGGACCGGCTGGGGCCCGTGACGGTCCTGCGCAACGCCCCGTCCCCGGCCGCCACCTCGGCGATGGCGATCGCCCGGTACGTGG
- a CDS encoding AzlC family ABC transporter permease, with translation MDSSTRLGAHPAFRTGASVSVATGLYGISFGALSVAAGLDLWQTVALSALMFTGGSQFAFIGVLAGGGGGAAATGAASLLGIRNAVYGMQVNAMLRPGPALKPLAAQVTIDESAATSMAQPDPYGRRVGFWTAGVGVWVLWVAFTVLGAVAGDLLGDPRTWGLDGAAAAAMLGLLWPRLSSGDAWALAVVAALVTTVTLPVLPSGIPILVAAAVAGVWGWAGARRPGSREAAA, from the coding sequence ATGGACTCCTCGACGCGGCTGGGCGCGCATCCGGCCTTCCGGACCGGTGCCTCCGTGTCCGTGGCCACCGGGCTGTACGGCATCTCCTTCGGCGCCCTGTCGGTGGCCGCGGGCCTCGACCTCTGGCAGACGGTGGCGCTGAGCGCCCTCATGTTCACCGGCGGGTCCCAGTTCGCCTTCATCGGGGTGCTGGCCGGCGGGGGCGGCGGCGCCGCGGCGACGGGGGCCGCGAGCCTGCTGGGCATCCGCAACGCGGTGTACGGGATGCAGGTCAACGCGATGCTGCGCCCCGGCCCGGCCCTCAAGCCGCTGGCCGCCCAGGTGACGATCGACGAGTCCGCCGCCACCTCCATGGCCCAGCCCGATCCGTACGGACGCCGCGTGGGGTTCTGGACCGCCGGCGTCGGGGTGTGGGTCCTGTGGGTGGCCTTCACGGTGCTGGGCGCCGTGGCCGGGGACCTGCTCGGCGACCCGAGGACGTGGGGGCTCGACGGCGCGGCGGCGGCCGCGATGCTCGGCCTGCTCTGGCCCCGGCTGAGCTCCGGGGACGCCTGGGCCCTGGCGGTCGTGGCCGCGCTGGTCACCACCGTCACCCTGCCGGTGCTGCCCTCGGGGATCCCGATCCTCGTGGCGGCCGCCGTCGCCGGGGTGTGGGGCTGGGCCGGCGCCCGCCGCCCCGGGTCCCGGGAGGCCGCGGCATGA
- a CDS encoding AzlD domain-containing protein encodes MSAWGWVLLASAIAFGTKLVGYLVPGSVLDDPRMVRTANAVTIGLLAALVVMNTAAAGQGLVLDARLGALVAAAVALVLRAPFLAVVVTGAVAAAGLRLLGLP; translated from the coding sequence ATGAGCGCGTGGGGCTGGGTGCTGCTGGCCAGCGCCATCGCCTTCGGCACCAAGCTCGTGGGCTACCTCGTGCCCGGCAGCGTGCTGGACGACCCGCGCATGGTGCGCACCGCCAACGCCGTGACGATCGGCCTGCTGGCCGCGCTCGTGGTGATGAACACGGCCGCCGCCGGCCAGGGCCTCGTCCTGGACGCCCGGCTGGGCGCCCTCGTGGCCGCCGCGGTCGCGCTCGTGCTGCGGGCGCCGTTCCTGGCGGTCGTGGTCACGGGGGCCGTGGCCGCGGCGGGCCTGCGGCTGCTCGGCCTCCCCTAG
- a CDS encoding S-layer homology domain-containing protein produces MNPTRHTIHRNRVLVTLPAVLSLLSSVALGGVMAPATAAPPAAEQAGPQGAVLEDPGAGAAAAAAAATSDTFSDVPPGSTYFEPVTWMVRSGITTGRGDGTFGVADELTRAEASAFLYRLIDPDFTPPDSTGFPDVTDTRSWSYAPIAWMVEEQIVSGYADGTFKPSRSITRGELAKILFGVADPDYEAPSEESFPDVSPQSAYHPAISWLKSINASYGYRDGTFRPSRPIARGEAAQLLRTVAGELGFDISVVPASFTVTGSGSGHGVGMSQFGARALAAGGKSAAQILDYYYSPAKATWSTSRAADEIKVHVLSAEATTITPTGIEGQGQVRVRAGADLLATAGPVRLAEDRGAVVVTMPDGTRRRQASLVLEWTGTRSWAGPATTVRVPGADGAGAPLDLRHGRLVVTVVGGRLNVVTELRMADEYLYGLAEVPSSWPQAALQAQAVAGRAYAMANMGSLKAECGCHVWDEVRSQKFTGWAKESEGDGRWGDRWKAAVDSTLSRNGSGVPASTLGLWYNGSVADATYYSSSGGHTRWAEDVWGSPVPWLTGRPDPYSVSDAAYNPNRVWTATLSQATMARVFGLPNVRSVTFTVDRSEAARYVTATASDGTTSRITGNQFRSRAGLKSAWISSLRSG; encoded by the coding sequence ATGAACCCCACGCGCCACACCATCCACCGCAACCGTGTGCTGGTGACCCTTCCGGCCGTCCTGTCCCTCCTGTCGTCGGTCGCCCTCGGCGGTGTCATGGCGCCGGCGACGGCGGCTCCCCCGGCCGCGGAGCAAGCCGGCCCGCAGGGTGCCGTCCTCGAGGACCCCGGGGCGGGCGCAGCCGCGGCCGCGGCCGCGGCCACGAGCGACACCTTCTCGGACGTGCCTCCGGGATCGACCTACTTCGAGCCCGTCACGTGGATGGTCCGGTCGGGTATCACCACGGGTCGTGGCGACGGCACCTTCGGGGTCGCGGACGAGTTGACCCGCGCCGAGGCCTCCGCGTTCCTGTACCGCTTGATCGATCCGGACTTCACGCCGCCGGACTCGACGGGGTTCCCCGACGTCACGGACACGCGATCCTGGTCATACGCGCCCATCGCGTGGATGGTGGAGGAGCAGATCGTCTCGGGCTACGCCGACGGGACGTTCAAGCCGTCCCGGTCCATCACGCGCGGCGAGTTGGCGAAGATCCTCTTCGGCGTCGCAGACCCCGATTACGAGGCTCCCTCGGAGGAGTCCTTCCCCGACGTGTCCCCGCAGTCGGCCTACCACCCGGCGATCTCCTGGCTGAAGTCCATCAACGCCTCGTACGGCTACCGTGACGGCACCTTCCGCCCGTCGCGGCCGATCGCCCGTGGCGAGGCGGCCCAGCTGCTCCGGACGGTCGCCGGTGAACTGGGGTTCGACATCTCCGTGGTGCCGGCATCCTTCACGGTGACGGGCTCGGGCTCGGGCCACGGCGTGGGGATGAGCCAGTTCGGGGCCCGCGCGCTGGCCGCCGGGGGGAAGTCGGCGGCGCAGATCCTGGACTACTACTACAGCCCGGCGAAGGCGACGTGGTCCACGTCGCGGGCGGCGGACGAGATCAAGGTCCACGTGCTGTCCGCCGAGGCCACCACGATCACGCCCACGGGCATCGAGGGCCAGGGGCAGGTCCGGGTGCGGGCCGGCGCGGACCTCCTGGCCACCGCCGGTCCCGTGCGCCTGGCCGAGGACCGGGGTGCGGTGGTGGTGACCATGCCCGACGGGACCCGGCGACGCCAGGCCTCCTTGGTCCTGGAGTGGACCGGGACGCGTTCCTGGGCCGGGCCGGCCACCACGGTCCGCGTACCGGGCGCCGACGGTGCGGGTGCACCCCTCGACCTGCGGCACGGCCGACTCGTGGTCACGGTCGTGGGCGGACGCCTGAACGTGGTCACGGAGCTGCGGATGGCCGACGAGTACCTCTATGGCCTGGCCGAGGTGCCCTCCTCGTGGCCCCAAGCGGCACTGCAGGCCCAGGCCGTGGCCGGTCGGGCCTATGCGATGGCCAACATGGGCTCGCTGAAGGCCGAGTGCGGATGCCACGTCTGGGACGAGGTGCGTTCGCAGAAGTTCACCGGCTGGGCCAAGGAGAGCGAGGGCGACGGACGGTGGGGTGACCGCTGGAAGGCCGCCGTGGACTCCACCCTGTCCCGCAACGGCTCCGGGGTGCCCGCCAGCACGCTCGGCCTCTGGTACAACGGCTCCGTGGCCGATGCCACGTACTACTCCTCCAGTGGCGGCCATACGCGCTGGGCCGAGGACGTGTGGGGTAGCCCGGTGCCCTGGCTGACCGGGCGGCCGGACCCGTACAGCGTGTCCGACGCGGCGTACAACCCGAACCGGGTGTGGACGGCCACGCTCAGCCAGGCGACGATGGCGCGGGTCTTCGGGCTGCCGAACGTCCGGTCCGTGACGTTCACCGTGGACCGCTCCGAGGCGGCGAGGTACGTGACGGCCACGGCCTCGGACGGTACGACGTCACGGATCACCGGGAACCAGTTCCGCTCCAGGGCGGGGCTGAAGTCCGCCTGGATCAGCTCGCTCCGGTCCGGCTGA
- a CDS encoding thioredoxin domain-containing protein — MATNSRQTKAERQQGAREKARQMQEEQRRQEKRRSLMVRWGVVLGVVVVVAVVVGVIFMNSSRSIPDAGPAPSVGNEHGGVVMTSTTELASSDFGGQQVDASTVEVPESTGEQPTSVPGAEERGAGDPAQVIIYADANCVHCAQFEAENGEQINEWLDSGKATVEYRLLDFLDNPATGNYSSRAANAALCVAEESPEDYNAFVAEIFAGYTGEGMDDDELKSMASGLGADIDGCVDGNTYRPYVKYTGAQARAAGVVGTPTVWVNGENWASAAEQGQSFTDWATSVMEKTS, encoded by the coding sequence ATGGCGACCAACAGCAGGCAGACCAAGGCAGAACGACAGCAGGGAGCTCGCGAGAAGGCCCGGCAGATGCAGGAGGAGCAGCGGCGCCAGGAGAAGCGCCGGTCGCTCATGGTCCGCTGGGGCGTGGTCCTCGGCGTCGTGGTGGTGGTCGCCGTGGTGGTGGGCGTCATCTTCATGAACTCCTCCCGGTCCATCCCCGACGCCGGCCCGGCGCCCAGCGTCGGCAACGAGCACGGCGGCGTGGTCATGACCTCCACGACCGAGCTGGCCTCCAGCGACTTCGGCGGCCAGCAGGTGGACGCCAGCACCGTGGAGGTCCCGGAGTCCACGGGCGAGCAGCCCACCTCCGTGCCGGGCGCGGAGGAACGCGGCGCGGGCGATCCGGCCCAGGTCATCATCTACGCGGACGCCAACTGCGTGCACTGCGCCCAGTTCGAGGCGGAGAACGGCGAGCAGATCAACGAGTGGCTGGACTCCGGCAAGGCCACGGTGGAGTACCGGCTGCTGGACTTCCTGGACAACCCGGCCACCGGCAACTACTCCTCCCGCGCGGCCAACGCCGCCCTGTGCGTGGCCGAGGAGTCCCCGGAGGACTACAACGCCTTCGTGGCCGAGATCTTCGCCGGCTACACCGGCGAGGGGATGGACGACGATGAGCTCAAGTCCATGGCCTCCGGCCTCGGCGCGGACATCGACGGCTGCGTGGACGGCAACACCTACCGCCCGTACGTGAAGTACACGGGCGCCCAGGCCCGTGCCGCCGGCGTGGTGGGCACCCCGACCGTGTGGGTGAACGGCGAGAACTGGGCCAGCGCCGCCGAGCAGGGCCAGTCCTTCACCGACTGGGCGACGTCCGTCATGGAGAAGACGTCCTGA
- a CDS encoding trehalose-6-phosphate synthase — protein sequence MPRVDRESGESPAPGEYDFVVVSNRLAVDRVVDEQGRAHWRRSPGGLVTALAPIMAREEGAWIGWNGAPTAAAAIDGAEGEDEDEGAEERWEPFDHEGMHLVPVPLSAREIREYYEGFSNATLWPLYHDVIAPPEFHRQWWEAYQAVNARFARAAAATAAHGGTVWVQDYQLQLVPRMLRRLRPDLRIGYFHHIPFAPVEIFAQLPWRKPVLEGLLGADLVGFQRASDAANFQRAVRRIVGGTFRSGDLVVPAPDGGSRTVRAEAFPISIETETITALARDPEIQARARQIREDLGNPETILLGVDRLDYTKGIRHRIKAYAELLQDGRLTVDRACLVQVASPSRENVESYRELRDEIELSVGRVNGTFDTMGHTAIRYLHHAYPVEEMVALYLAADVMLVTALRDGMNLVAKEYVAVRGGWGGVLVLSEFAGAADQLRKALLVNPHDIDGLKDAIMEAIEMDPREAGKRMRAMHRQVLANDVGKWSRDFLDRLGGGTRPGGPESAHTAHMDTDDDRERRDHEHAEALASGASGASEAADAGSAAGSTATGAGR from the coding sequence ATGCCGCGCGTGGACAGGGAGTCCGGGGAGTCGCCCGCACCCGGGGAGTACGACTTCGTGGTGGTCTCCAACCGCCTGGCCGTCGACCGGGTGGTGGACGAGCAGGGCCGGGCGCACTGGCGCCGCTCCCCCGGCGGGCTGGTGACCGCCCTGGCGCCCATCATGGCCCGCGAGGAGGGGGCGTGGATCGGCTGGAACGGCGCGCCCACCGCCGCGGCCGCCATCGACGGCGCCGAGGGCGAGGACGAGGACGAGGGCGCGGAGGAGCGCTGGGAGCCCTTCGACCACGAGGGCATGCACCTCGTGCCGGTCCCGTTGTCCGCGCGGGAGATCCGGGAGTACTACGAGGGCTTCTCGAACGCCACCCTGTGGCCGCTATACCACGACGTCATCGCCCCGCCGGAGTTCCACCGGCAGTGGTGGGAGGCCTACCAGGCCGTGAACGCGCGCTTCGCCCGGGCCGCGGCCGCGACGGCCGCGCACGGGGGCACCGTGTGGGTGCAGGACTACCAGCTCCAGCTGGTGCCCCGGATGCTGCGCCGGCTGCGCCCGGACCTGCGCATCGGCTACTTCCACCACATCCCCTTCGCGCCCGTGGAGATCTTCGCCCAGCTGCCGTGGCGCAAGCCGGTGCTCGAGGGCCTGCTCGGGGCGGACCTGGTGGGCTTCCAGCGCGCCTCGGACGCCGCCAACTTCCAGCGCGCCGTGCGACGCATCGTGGGCGGGACGTTCCGTTCCGGGGACCTCGTCGTCCCCGCGCCCGACGGCGGCTCGCGCACCGTGCGCGCCGAGGCCTTCCCCATCTCGATCGAGACCGAGACCATCACCGCCCTGGCCCGGGACCCCGAGATCCAGGCCCGGGCCCGGCAGATCCGCGAGGACCTCGGCAATCCCGAGACGATCCTGCTCGGCGTGGACCGGCTGGACTACACCAAGGGGATCCGCCACCGGATCAAGGCCTACGCGGAGCTGCTCCAGGACGGCCGGCTCACCGTGGACCGCGCCTGTCTCGTCCAGGTGGCCAGCCCCTCCCGCGAGAACGTGGAGTCCTACCGGGAGCTGCGCGACGAAATCGAGCTGTCCGTGGGCCGCGTCAACGGCACGTTCGACACGATGGGCCACACCGCCATCCGCTACCTGCACCACGCCTATCCCGTGGAGGAGATGGTCGCGCTCTACCTGGCCGCGGACGTCATGCTGGTGACCGCCCTGCGGGACGGCATGAACCTCGTGGCCAAGGAGTACGTGGCGGTCCGCGGCGGCTGGGGCGGGGTGCTGGTGCTCTCCGAGTTCGCCGGCGCCGCGGACCAGCTGCGCAAGGCCCTGCTGGTCAACCCGCACGACATCGACGGGCTGAAGGACGCCATCATGGAGGCCATCGAGATGGACCCCCGCGAGGCCGGCAAGCGGATGCGGGCGATGCACCGCCAGGTCCTGGCCAACGACGTGGGCAAGTGGTCCCGCGACTTCCTCGACCGGCTCGGGGGCGGCACGCGGCCCGGGGGCCCGGAGTCGGCCCACACCGCCCACATGGACACCGACGACGACCGCGAGCGCCGCGACCACGAGCACGCCGAGGCGCTCGCCTCCGGGGCTTCCGGGGCCTCCGAGGCCGCGGACGCCGGATCCGCGGCGGGGTCCACCGCCACCGGGGCGGGCCGATGA
- the otsB gene encoding trehalose-phosphatase: MTEAPRPPAGPRPAPVPAAAPGPDAGTGLSPELERALRALAARDPLLVALDFDGVVSELVDRAEDARPVPANAAALAELAGREGVHTALVSGRALDSLVRVASPPEATLLIGSHGAERRLGPDAPPLELDAAQRRALAAVGAVLEEVAARYPDSWVEHKPAGRVLQVRLAADAGAKRRAVAEAEAALAGMEGIHVGHGKDVLEVSVVRADKGQGLDLLREATGAKAVLFAGDDVTDEHAFARLDPDRDVGIKVGEGPTAARFRIDGPAELAAVLEAVARWRP, encoded by the coding sequence ATGACGGAGGCGCCGCGTCCCCCCGCCGGGCCCCGTCCCGCGCCGGTCCCGGCGGCCGCTCCCGGGCCGGACGCCGGAACCGGCCTGTCACCCGAGCTCGAGCGGGCGCTGCGCGCCCTCGCCGCCCGCGACCCCCTGCTGGTGGCCCTGGACTTCGACGGCGTCGTCTCCGAGCTCGTGGACCGCGCCGAGGACGCCCGCCCCGTGCCGGCCAACGCGGCGGCCCTGGCCGAGCTGGCCGGACGCGAGGGCGTGCACACCGCCCTCGTCTCCGGGCGGGCCCTGGACTCGCTCGTGCGGGTGGCCTCCCCGCCGGAGGCGACCCTGCTGATCGGCTCCCACGGGGCCGAGCGCCGGTTGGGCCCGGACGCCCCGCCACTGGAACTGGACGCGGCCCAGCGCCGGGCGCTGGCCGCCGTCGGAGCCGTCCTGGAGGAGGTCGCGGCGCGGTACCCGGACTCGTGGGTGGAGCACAAGCCCGCCGGGCGGGTGCTCCAGGTGCGCCTCGCCGCCGATGCGGGGGCCAAGCGGCGGGCGGTGGCCGAGGCGGAGGCCGCCCTGGCCGGGATGGAGGGCATCCACGTGGGCCACGGCAAGGACGTGCTCGAGGTGTCCGTGGTGCGCGCGGACAAGGGGCAGGGGCTGGACCTGCTGCGCGAGGCCACGGGCGCCAAGGCCGTGCTGTTCGCCGGGGACGACGTGACCGACGAGCACGCCTTCGCACGGCTGGACCCGGACCGGGACGTGGGCATCAAGGTGGGCGAGGGCCCGACGGCGGCGCGGTTCCGGATCGACGGGCCCGCCGAGCTGGCCGCGGTGCTCGAGGCGGTGGCCCGATGGCGTCCGTGA
- a CDS encoding ABC transporter ATP-binding protein: protein MASVTLEAVTVRYPAAARPALDAVDLHAADGQLVVVAGPVRSGKSTLLRVVAGQEEPAEGRVLMGGVDVTGVPARDRGAVMVFQNYALYPHMSVGDNMSFALRVAGVPEHERAERVREAAQLLDLEDRLEHSPEDLTGPQRQQVALARAVVRRPAVLLMDDPLATLPPGLKDHTAGLLRTLAHGLGVTTLHATTDPGPLAAAADRVLWLDSGRLLEDTAVTGPLVP, encoded by the coding sequence ATGGCGTCCGTGACGCTCGAGGCGGTCACGGTCCGCTACCCGGCCGCCGCGCGGCCCGCGCTGGACGCCGTGGACCTGCACGCGGCGGACGGCCAGCTCGTGGTGGTCGCCGGGCCCGTGCGCAGCGGCAAGTCCACGCTGCTGCGCGTGGTGGCCGGGCAGGAGGAGCCGGCGGAGGGACGCGTGCTGATGGGCGGCGTGGACGTCACCGGCGTGCCCGCCCGGGACCGGGGCGCGGTCATGGTGTTCCAAAACTACGCCCTCTACCCGCACATGAGCGTGGGGGACAACATGAGCTTCGCCCTGCGGGTGGCCGGGGTGCCGGAGCACGAGCGGGCCGAGCGGGTGCGGGAGGCCGCCCAGCTGCTGGACCTCGAGGACCGGCTGGAGCACTCCCCCGAGGACCTCACCGGCCCGCAGCGCCAGCAGGTGGCCCTGGCCCGGGCGGTGGTGCGCCGGCCGGCCGTGCTGCTCATGGACGACCCGCTGGCCACCCTGCCCCCCGGGCTGAAGGACCACACGGCCGGGCTGCTGCGGACGCTCGCCCACGGCCTCGGGGTCACCACGCTGCACGCCACGACGGACCCGGGGCCGCTGGCCGCGGCGGCCGACCGCGTGCTGTGGCTGGACTCCGGGCGCCTGCTGGAGGACACTGCGGTCACGGGACCGCTCGTCCCCTGA
- a CDS encoding DUF4032 domain-containing protein, whose amino-acid sequence MAARSGLDITTSVASAIGTTELLALPWDLPLEDWPTETLAALPRGISRHVVRFAHLAGAVVAVKETTEANARREYQLLRRLERRGLPCVEPVAVVGGRTTADGGPLPTVLVTRHLRFSLPYRAVFSRSLHRDTVTRLIDALALLLVELHLVGFYWGDVSLSNTLFRRDAGAFAAYLVDAETGELHPSLSTGQREHDLEIARVNIAGELMDLLSGGMVDPDVDPVQTSEQIIRAYRGLWEELTGDMSFRPEERWRVEERIRRLNALGFDVEEYAIRATADGDELVLQPKVVDPGHHQRRLLGLTGLDVQENQARRLLRDIDQYREDRHPELDEEEAAHLWVEEVFDYVARSIPAGLTGKLEPAEVMHQLLEHRWYLSERQSRSVPLTEALDDYLRTVLPGRRDEDAVMLHPTTTMLRAVDPESGTTETGS is encoded by the coding sequence GTGGCCGCCCGCTCGGGACTGGACATCACCACATCGGTGGCCTCGGCCATCGGCACGACCGAGCTGTTGGCCCTGCCGTGGGACCTGCCCCTCGAGGACTGGCCGACGGAGACCCTGGCCGCCCTGCCCCGCGGCATCTCGCGGCACGTGGTGCGCTTCGCCCACCTGGCGGGGGCCGTGGTGGCGGTCAAGGAGACCACGGAGGCCAACGCACGGCGCGAGTACCAGCTGCTGCGCCGGCTGGAGCGCCGGGGGCTGCCGTGCGTGGAGCCGGTGGCCGTGGTCGGCGGCCGCACCACCGCGGACGGCGGGCCGTTGCCCACCGTGCTGGTCACCCGGCACCTGCGGTTCTCCCTGCCCTACCGGGCGGTGTTCTCGCGCAGCCTGCACCGGGACACGGTCACGCGGCTCATCGACGCCCTGGCCCTGCTGCTCGTGGAACTGCACCTGGTCGGCTTCTACTGGGGGGACGTGTCCCTGTCCAACACGCTGTTCCGGCGGGACGCGGGTGCCTTCGCCGCCTACCTCGTGGACGCCGAGACCGGGGAGCTGCACCCCTCGCTCTCGACCGGGCAGCGCGAGCACGACCTCGAGATCGCCCGCGTGAACATCGCCGGGGAGCTGATGGACCTGCTCTCCGGCGGCATGGTGGACCCGGACGTGGACCCCGTGCAGACCTCGGAGCAGATCATCCGGGCCTACCGCGGCCTGTGGGAGGAGCTCACGGGCGACATGTCCTTCCGCCCGGAGGAGCGGTGGCGCGTGGAGGAGCGGATCCGCCGGCTCAACGCCCTGGGCTTCGACGTGGAAGAGTACGCGATCCGGGCCACGGCGGACGGCGACGAGCTGGTCCTGCAGCCCAAGGTCGTGGACCCGGGCCACCACCAGCGCCGCCTGCTGGGCCTGACCGGCCTGGACGTCCAGGAGAACCAGGCGCGGCGCCTGCTGCGGGACATCGACCAGTACCGCGAGGACCGGCACCCGGAGCTGGACGAGGAGGAGGCGGCCCACCTGTGGGTGGAGGAGGTGTTCGACTACGTCGCCCGGTCCATCCCCGCGGGGCTGACCGGCAAGCTCGAGCCGGCCGAGGTGATGCACCAGCTGCTCGAGCACCGGTGGTACCTGTCCGAGCGGCAGTCGCGGTCCGTGCCGCTGACCGAGGCCCTGGACGACTACCTGAGGACGGTGCTGCCCGGGCGCCGCGACGAGGACGCGGTGATGCTGCACCCCACCACCACGATGCTGCGCGCGGTGGACCCGGAGTCCGGCACCACCGAGACGGGCAGCTAG